One part of the Populus alba chromosome 18, ASM523922v2, whole genome shotgun sequence genome encodes these proteins:
- the LOC118046041 gene encoding polyadenylate-binding protein-interacting protein 7 has translation MHVDFLFFFLSFHFSKEMNLSKKGSLTNDTKLSLPNKATTLNPNAAEFVPFSLRLSTSPSGSTSNTTDAATKLATSGTVGKSVLDRSESSISNASDDEAHQFWRHQLPDDITPDFKVMSEDESQGLGGLSLAGLSLHDSSEVPRFHASSRSGYVLTEQQEPSPHHINGSNFSENMRYAVASYGEDPTSASFLNLPTKPWEKQIANSDQLLSNGREVHPYNGNSSHGFRSEILGEHAIVDDTEINPLEFLASQFPGFAAESLAEVYFANACDLSLTIEMLTQLELQVDGGFNQTTNSKTLSAPAPNLSALDFPALTVPDNQNGPSKYAGDDLQQAGIPYRSSNKDNMLVFKSGASFSSRGAGDFASAVRKLASQDSSLWNHDRNGSADSTVGSSRSSHVLASAYSGGHGRGIYADRSQSRGSGQAAPVWLETGEAVASMYSEMREEARDHARLRNVYLEQARQAYLIGNKALAKELSAKGQLHNMHMKEAHGKAQESIYRQRNPASLEMQGTGRGHERMIDLHGLHVTEAIHVLKHELSILRSTARAADQRLQVYICVGTGHHTRGARTPARLPVAVQRYLLEEEGLDYTEPQPGLLRVVMY, from the exons ATGCATGTagacttccttttcttttttctttctttccattttAGTAAAGAAATGAACTTATCCAAGAAAGGTTCTTTAACCAACGATACAAAGCTTAGTCTTCCAAACAAGGCAACAACCTTGAACCCAAATGCTGCAGAGTTTGTTCCCTTTTCCCTCAGATTATCCACTTCTCCATCTGGAAGTACCTCAAACACGACAGATGCTGCAACAAAACTCGCTACTTCTGGAACTGTAGGGAAATCAGTTCTTGATCGATCAGAATCATCTATTTCTAATGCTTCTGATGACGAGGCCCATCAATTCTGGCGCCACCAGCTCCCAGATGATATCACCCCTGATTTTAAGGTCATGAGTGAAGATGAGTCTCAGGGACTTGGAGGGCTCTCTTTAGCAGGCCTGTCTTTACATGACAGCAGTGAAGTGCCGAGATTCCATGCCTCCTCCAGAAGTGGATATGTCTTGACTGAGCAGCAGGAACCGTCACCACATCATATCAATGGTAGCAACTTCAGTGAAAATATGAGATATGCTGTTGCTTCATATGGGGAAGATCCTACTTCAGCAAGTTTTTTGAACTTGCCAACTAAGCCCTGGGAAAAGCAAATTGCTAATAGTGATCAACTTCTTAGCAATGGTAGGGAGGTACATCCATACAATGGAAATTCTAGCCATGGGTTCAGAAGTGAAATATTAGGTGAGCATGCAATAGTGGATGATACTGAAATAAACCCTTTGGAGTTTTTGGCTTCACAATTCCCTGGGTTTGCTGCTGAAAGCCTGGCGGAAGTTTATTTTGCAAATGCCTGTGACTTAAGTCTCACTATTGAGATGCTCACTCAGTTAGAG CTCCAAGTTGATGGTGGTTTCAATCAGACTACGAACTCGAAGACTTTGTCAGCTCCTGCTCCCAATCTCAGTGCACTGGACTTTCCAGCACTTACCGTGCCAGATAATCAGAATGGTCCTTCAAAATATGCTGGAGATGATCTTCAGCAAGCTGGCATTCCTTATCGATCTTCTAACAAAGACAACATGCTTGTATTCAAGTCTGGTGCTTCCTTTTCATCTAGAGGTGCTGgggattttgcatcagctgtcAGGAAATTGGCTTCTCAAGATTCTAGTTTGTGGAACCATGACAGAAATGGTTCTGCTGATTCAACTGTTGGCTCAAGCAGAAGTTCCCATGTTTTGGCTAGTGCTTATAGTGGTGGTCATGGGAGAGGCATTTATGCAGATAGGTCGCAAAGTCGTGGGTCAGGTCAAGCAGCTCCTGTCTGGCTTGAAACTGGAGAAGCAGTGG CAAGCATGTATTCTGAGATGCGGGAAGAAGCTCGTGATCATGCACGTTTAAGGAATGTATACCTTGAACAG GCACGCCAAGCTTACCTCATTGGAAATAAGGCTCTGGCGAAGGAATTGAGTGCCAAAGGACAACTGCACAATATGCATATGAAGGAAGCTCATGGAAAAGCTCAAGAATCCATTTATCGCCAGAG GAATCCAGCTAGTCTAGAGATGCAGGGAACTGGGAGAGGGCATGAACGAATGATAGACCTTCATGGGCTGCATGTAACTGAAGCCATTCATGTGCTAAAGCACGAGTTGAGTATTCTGAGGAGCACAGCACGGGCAGCAGATCAGCGTTTGCAGGTTTATATATGTGTTGGAACAGGCCATCACACTAGGGGTGCTCGCACTCCCGCAAGACTTCCAGTTGCTGTACAGCGGTACCTGCTCGAAGAAGAGGGCCTTGACTACACTGAACCACAGCCAGGGCTGCTTCGAGTAGTGATGTACTGA